The region GCGTGTTCGAAAAGGAGGGTGACACGTTGCTCACCAAGAAGGATTTGAAGCACTTCGAGGAGCGGCTCCTGGAGGAGCGGAAGAAGCTGTCGGGCCAGCTCGGATACCTCGAGAAGACGATGGCGCAGACCCAGCGGGACGCGGGCGGAGACCTCTCGGCGTACTCGTTCCACATGGCCGACATGGGCACCGACGCGATGGAGCGCGAGAAGGCGTTCCTCTTCGCTTCGGCCGAGGGGAGACTCCTGTACAACGTGGACGAGGCGCTCCGGCGTCTCTACCGCGGCGAGTACGGCATGTGCCAGACCTGCGGCAAGGAGATCGGGAAACCGAGGCTCGACGCGATCCCCCACGCGAACCTCTGCGTCACGTGCCAGGAGAAGCAGGAGAAGGAAACGAACGCGGCGCGAGGATGAACCGGAACACAGGGGTGTTCCTGGCGTGCGCCGCGGGCG is a window of Candidatus Eisenbacteria bacterium DNA encoding:
- a CDS encoding TraR/DksA C4-type zinc finger protein translates to MLTKKDLKHFEERLLEERKKLSGQLGYLEKTMAQTQRDAGGDLSAYSFHMADMGTDAMEREKAFLFASAEGRLLYNVDEALRRLYRGEYGMCQTCGKEIGKPRLDAIPHANLCVTCQEKQEKETNAARG